The genomic stretch GGTGGAGCCATCCCCTTATCAAGAGGATCCCATGCTACATGAGTGTTTTCTTGTCACCAAAAATGAAAAGGAATCTGCTTTGAGATGTATTATATCTTTTGATCAAAAAGTAGAAGGATTCCTTTTTGCTGTTGGTAATCCTCAAAAAATGGAAACTTCTCTTCTTAAATTAGCAACCTCGTTATGTTCCATGAACATTAAAAAAAATGTGGAGATTGTAAAAGAGAAAAAACGTTATAAGGATGCTTTTTTATATAATCTTCTCTACGGCAATATGAAGGAAAAAGCAGATATTGTTTCCTACGGTCATTTATGGAGATGGGATTTTGAGGAACCTATGACTGTTATTGTGTTTTCTATTGAGGAATACAATATGTATACAGATGATAAGAATTTGATAGAAGCCTTATTTTATGTCGTAAAAAAGGCTTTAACTCAACATCAATTCACACCTATTTTATTGAAAAAAAGAAATGAAGTTACCGTCATTTTTCCAACGGTGACCCAAAGTGATAATCAAAAAGAAGATTTAACACAACTCATTCACTTTATTTTAAACCAAACAAAAGATACACAATTGGAAGATCGAGTTCGATGTGGAATTGGGAGAACCTATGAGAACCCAGTTGAAATCTTTCGGAGCTACCAAGAAGCTAAAGTGGCCTATGAGCTAGGTCTATTATTAAACATTTCACTCCCTTTCTTCGAGGATTTAGGTTTAGAAAGAATTTTATATAAGCATGATTTACAAGACTTAAAGGAATTTTATTTCCATGTTCTTGGAAGAATAGAGGCATTAGATGTTGGTAAAGAGCTTATGATCACTATTGAACAATTAGCCAAAAATCAATTTGATCTTAAGCGTACATCCGATGCAATGTTTATCCACAAAAATACACTAAGATATCGAATCAAAAAAATAGAGGAAGTCCTGCAACAAAAGTTAGATGATGTAGAAACACGTCTCAATATCTCGGCTGCTCTTAAAATTAAGCAACTTCATAAAGTGTAAGTCAGCATTAGAAACTGTAGCATATGGAAAACAAACCTAAGACAAGGTGGGATTAGGATGGAAACAAAAATTTATCGGAATGCCTGTCCGAGAAACTGCTATGGTACCTGCTCGATGCTATCTTATGTCAATAATGGAAAGCTTATAAAAGTGACGGGGGATCCTGAACACGGATACACACAGGGACATCTATGCGCCAAAGGGTATGCTTATACCCAATATACTTATAATCCACTCCGCATTAAATACCCACTGTTACAAACTCCAAGAGGATCGGGAAATTGGAAACGAATTACTTGGGGAGAAGCTTATGAAAAAATTGCTAATAAAATACTAGAGTTAAATGAACGTTATGGTTCCAATCTTGCCTGTGGGTTCAATAAATTTTCTGGGAATTTAGGGTTATTACATTATGCCGTAGAAGGGATGTTTAATAGTATAGGACCTCACACCAAGCCTGTCGGTAATCTGTGTGTATCTACAGGGGAGGAGGCTATGAAGGATTCCTTTGAAAATTACATTAGTCCGGACCCGGAAGATATGACTCAGTCTAAGCTTATTGTCATATGGGGAGCTAATCCAGCAGTTACGAACATCCACCAAATGAAATTTATTTATCAAGCGAAGAGGAATGGAGCGCCCCTTGTCGTTATTGACCCTGTGTATACAGAAACAGCCCAAAGAGCAGATATTTATGTTCAAATTAAACCTGGAACTGATGAAATTTTGACCTATGGAATAGCCAAGCTGCTGCTGGAAAAAGGAGATGCCTACTCTGCTTCTTCTGTTGGAAAAGGATGGGAGTCCTACAAAAAATATATAGAAGAGAGTGTGGATCTTTCAGATGTTTGTCACATCACTGGAGTTGAACTTTCCATAATTGAACAACTAGCCTCTCTCTATCAGTCACAAGTCCCAGTAGCTACTTTGATTGGTTTTGGTATTCAACGATCAAAAAATGGATGGGCTGCAATAAGATCCATTAATTCTCTTGTTGCTATAACTGGTAATTTACATCGAAAACATGGAGGAGTCTATTTTGCTCATATGGATGTCTTTAATTTCCCTCTCAATCTATATAACTTACCTGAGAAAAGCCATCCAACAATAAAAAAGTCCAGGGAAATAGATATATCTAATTTCCCTAATAAGGTGAGTAGTTTTATAGATCCTCCTTTGAAGATGTTATGGATTGCTTCAAGGAATGTTTTAGCGCAAGATCAAAATTTAGATGTCTGGAAGAAGCTATTTCAAGATTTAGAGCTTGTGGTAACTGTAGATCTATTTATGACGGAAACTGCTAAGCAATCAGATCTTGTTCTTCCAGCTATGAGCCATTTTGAAGAGGCCGATTTGAATGTAGGGTATTGGCATTATTGGTTATCTTTGAATGAAAAATCCATATCTCCTTATTTTGAGGCAAAAAGCGACTTGCAAATTGCTCGAGAGTTGACGAGGAAGCTGAATGAACTTTCACCTGGGTTTTCGACGTTTCCTTCGGATAGGGAGCCGGAAGAATGGATTGAAATGGAATTGTCGGAAGAAATTAAAGAGTTATATGGTTTGAGCAGTGTGGAGGATTTGAGAAGGGGCTCCCATCAACGTAAGCCAGTTCCCTGGGGTGCGAGCAATTCTAAGGGCGAAGCAGCGGAAGATTCGACTTTTTTTTCAAAGAATATGGGTTTTCGATTCTTTGTGCCTGACGTGGGATTGAGTGAGAGAATTGGTTTTGACGAGAGTGGTGTAGATGATAAGGGTGAACTTTCGTTTCGATTGTTTACGCCGCAGTCGTTGTTAAGGATTCATTCTCAATTTGAGTTGGTGAGTTGGCTTCATTCTGAGGAAGAGGGGCCGGTTGTAGGGTTGAATGTGGGTGTGGCTGATCAGTTGGGTGTGAGGGATGGCTCGTTTGTTGAGGTTTATAATGAGTTTGGAGTGGTGAAGGCGAAGGTTCGGTTGAGTAAG from Bacillaceae bacterium S4-13-56 encodes the following:
- a CDS encoding helix-turn-helix domain-containing protein — encoded protein: MNDDYIVPNFVEDLLTASNNGLNGISDALSTLLHTPVIITDSLYHILSMSQFEYKNDSLQVMVEPSPYQEDPMLHECFLVTKNEKESALRCIISFDQKVEGFLFAVGNPQKMETSLLKLATSLCSMNIKKNVEIVKEKKRYKDAFLYNLLYGNMKEKADIVSYGHLWRWDFEEPMTVIVFSIEEYNMYTDDKNLIEALFYVVKKALTQHQFTPILLKKRNEVTVIFPTVTQSDNQKEDLTQLIHFILNQTKDTQLEDRVRCGIGRTYENPVEIFRSYQEAKVAYELGLLLNISLPFFEDLGLERILYKHDLQDLKEFYFHVLGRIEALDVGKELMITIEQLAKNQFDLKRTSDAMFIHKNTLRYRIKKIEEVLQQKLDDVETRLNISAALKIKQLHKV
- a CDS encoding molybdopterin-dependent oxidoreductase; its protein translation is METKIYRNACPRNCYGTCSMLSYVNNGKLIKVTGDPEHGYTQGHLCAKGYAYTQYTYNPLRIKYPLLQTPRGSGNWKRITWGEAYEKIANKILELNERYGSNLACGFNKFSGNLGLLHYAVEGMFNSIGPHTKPVGNLCVSTGEEAMKDSFENYISPDPEDMTQSKLIVIWGANPAVTNIHQMKFIYQAKRNGAPLVVIDPVYTETAQRADIYVQIKPGTDEILTYGIAKLLLEKGDAYSASSVGKGWESYKKYIEESVDLSDVCHITGVELSIIEQLASLYQSQVPVATLIGFGIQRSKNGWAAIRSINSLVAITGNLHRKHGGVYFAHMDVFNFPLNLYNLPEKSHPTIKKSREIDISNFPNKVSSFIDPPLKMLWIASRNVLAQDQNLDVWKKLFQDLELVVTVDLFMTETAKQSDLVLPAMSHFEEADLNVGYWHYWLSLNEKSISPYFEAKSDLQIARELTRKLNELSPGFSTFPSDREPEEWIEMELSEEIKELYGLSSVEDLRRGSHQRKPVPWGASNSKGEAAEDSTFFSKNMGFRFFVPDVGLSERIGFDESGVDDKGELSFRLFTPQSLLRIHSQFELVSWLHSEEEGPVVGLNVGVADQLGVRDGSFVEVYNEFGVVKAKVRLSKGVPRDMLVVNQSGRNSINQLIGRESSVDVWENDVMFDHVGGDPVFENGEENRPSSVYYYDTYVGLKKWDERIG